From one Anopheles bellator chromosome 1, idAnoBellAS_SP24_06.2, whole genome shotgun sequence genomic stretch:
- the LOC131205279 gene encoding intraflagellar transport protein 172 homolog, giving the protein MQLKFMKTIVEAQDHLYRVAGLCWSPNNQKLAVATADRVILLFDEQGERRDKFATKASDANAGKNSYVIRGIAFSPDSSRLAVAQSDSMVYVYKLGEQWNERKVICNKFPQGAAVTCVTWLAGGLIVAGLEDGKVRALYSKNNKSKTLYGTDSMVVALAQNSKGSGVLSGHEDGSVVRFHLVEEPGETTGRMLQHPVAPVALAWPQGGIVVAGCDKKICFYDLQGRPVRTFDYARDETEREFTVAGSSPNGQAVAVGSFDRLRIFSWSPRQNAWTESLCKTIPNLYSVTAVCWRKDGSRLAVGSLCGAVLAYESVLRRTIWQDKFELTFVAPSQVLLRSLHEPITTMLVESQLGLEIDDIRIMGKDCYLVGRTEDSLILCDLTRSLTSEIPWIATGRHERFYFENPTVALIFNAGELSLVEYGEHYILGSVRTEFVNPHVISVRLNERGNTRNNKKLAYLLDMKTVCVVDLILQSTIAQISHDSKIDWLELSETGHKLLFRDRKMRLVLVDVGGGQKQTLLSKVAFVQWVPSSDVAVAQSDTNLAVWYNIDLPEHVTILPVRGDVVDVLREDGRTEIITREAASEHVYPLDEGLVEFGTAVNDSDFGRAVFYLESLGERPAAKAMWHNLANIALAQQNLRVAQRCYAALGNASKTFYIGEMITIAERYEATTGPGMSCPEVRAMMALLGGDLRTAERIYIEQGDIEAALAMYTKLRRWDDAIKLAERRGYHGLAELKESQMEFLLTTGQEEKAGEVLEERGEKDKAMTLYMKAHKPVKAAKLALKTPHLLANENLVTRVSASLIKAELYELAAELANRTGQQQNAIALYRKGGAYARAIEMARYVSPDEVTSLEEEWGDWLVGKRQLDASISHYIEAGCTVKALEAAVGAKQWRKAVQIAKVVDDPDEIRKYAVELAEHLCVVGDVKSAEDLLVRAELYREAVQLLNRHGQWEKAFDIADRFLPAANVREMFVDLAKGLERDGKYRDAERVLLTVSEPDLAITMYRQLELYDSMIRLVERYHKPHLEQTHLELARQLETKGRLKNAEVHFLAAGDWKAAIHMYCQAGKWEEAHRVAKQNGGKGAPEQVAFMWAKSLPIEGAARLLTKMALLDSCVAYACEAGQFDFALDLCRASGRPADEVHLKIAMALEDDGKFTEAEAEFLLANKPREAIMMHTHSGDWKSAIRVAEQYLPDALHEVLLGQANAALEARNYPEYEALMIRADRPDLILAYYREHNMVADALRIAKEYVPGAVPELQKLYARVSRGAGGESSDSRYLLQKASEYARNEEFRRAAECLLQIGESNADEPTVTRAMLRAAEICNQFLKGPDALDIARELGPRLAEINQIGPAAQLYLAAELPQEAVDVFIRTDNWSKARRLAEVIDPQLVAYVEEQQKSRLRNQGNVEQLADIDMAGALDLLAEQGQWVRCIEKAKHHSVPVLQKYLAQYAAQLIRDGDCVAALNLYLEHGVPPVSANFNIYNRIALECFALREPDGLGVWKNLRHFLLNLVQALRGADQAEPEVIDRFEQLLIVAHYYATRAACRQAPALQSIAVKISVAMLRYTDVIPCDKGYFEAGMDLRGMGRESEAFVILNHYLDVCEAIEEGSGNLVDHSDLSATDFPSSVPIPAELHLKNEQQLHEEIREWVLAVSMDQKVDQVLPADDRNLYESSLGHSDQACLVSGYPVMGRQPVVFQRTHRSANRDAWSKLTVAARMAPQTDIPSVIEFIEKWCGPANFLSG; this is encoded by the exons ATGCAGctaaaatttatgaaaactATTGTCGAAGCACAG GACCACCTGTACCGTGTCGCTGGGCTTTGCTGGTCACCGAACAACCAGAAGCTGGCGGTAGCTACGGCCGACCGTGTCATACTGCTGTTCGATGAGCAGGGCGAACGGCGGGACAAATTCGCGACGAAAGCGAGCGACGCGAACGCCGGCAAAAACTCGTACGTTATCCGGGGCATTGCATTCAGTCCGGACTCCagccggctggcggtggcccaGAGCGACAGTATGGTGTACGTGTACAAGCTGGGCGAGCAGTGGAACGAGAGGAAGGTGATCTGTAACAAGTTCCCGCAGGGGGCGGCCGTTACATGCGTcacctggctggccggggggCTGATAGTGGCCGGGCTCGAGGATGGCAAGGTGCGCGCGCTatacagcaaaaacaacaagtCGAAAACGCTGTACGGCACCGACAGcatggtggtggcgctggctCAAAACTCCAAGGGCAGCGGTGTCCTGTCGGGCCACGAGGATGGCTCGGTGGTTCGATTCCACCTGGTAGAGGAACCGGGCGAAACGACGGGTCGAATGCTACAACACCCGGTAGCTCCGGTtgccctggcctggccgcaAGGTGGTATCGTCGTGGCCGGTTGTGATAAGAAGATTTGCTTCTACGATCTGCAGGGCCGTCCGGTGCGGACTTTCGACTATGCGCGCGACGAGACCGAACGAGAGTTTACCGTAGCCGGATCGAGTCCCAACGGGCAGGCGGTGGCCGTCGGGAGCTTCGACCGGTTGCGGATCTTTAGCTGGAGCCCACGGCAGAACGCTTGGACGGAGTCGCTCTGCAAGACCATCCCGAATCTGTACAGCGTGACCGCAGTCTGTTGGCGCAAGGATGGGTCCCGGTTGGCCGTGGGCTCCCTGTGTGGTGCGGTCCTAGCGTACGAGTCGGTTCTGCGCCGCACCATCTGGCAGGACAAGTTCGAGCTAACGTTTGTGGCCCCGAGCcaggtgctgctgcggtcgcTTCATGAGCCCATCACGACGATGCTGGTCGAGTCGCAGCTGGGGCTGGAAATCGACGACATCCGCATCATGGGCAAGGACTGCTACCTGGTTGGCCGCACCGAAGACTCGCTGATCCTGTGCGATCTGACACGCTCACTGACTAGCGAAATACCCTGGATCGCTACCGGACGGCACGAGCGGTTCTACTTCGAGAACCCAACGGTGGCGCTCATCTTCAACGCGGGCGAGCTGTCGCTGGTGGAGTACGGCGAGCACTACATTCTGGGTTCGGTGCGCACCGAGTTCGTCAATCCCCACGTCATCTCGGTGCGATTGAACGAGCGGGGCAACACGCGCAATAACAAGAAACTGGCCTACCTGCTCGACATGAAAACGGTGTGCGTGGTGGACCTGATTCTCCAATCGACGATTGCGCAGATCTCGCACGACTCCAAGATCGATTGGCTCGAGCTGAGCGAGACCGGACACAAGCTGCTGTTTCGCGATCGCAAGATGcgcctggtgctggtggacgtcggcggtggccagaagCAGACCCTGCTGTCGAAGGTTGCCTTCGTGCAGTGGGTACCGTCCAGTGACGTGGCCGTAGCCCAGTCCGACACCAATCTGGCCGTTTGGTACAACATCGACCTACCGGAGCACGTCACAATTTTGCCGGTGCGCGGCGACGTGGTAGATGTGCTGCGTGAGGACGGACGCACGGAGATCATTACCCGCGAGGCCGCTTCCGAGCACGTGTATCCCTTGGACGAAGGCTTGGTCGAGTTCGGGACGGCCGTCAACGATAGCGACTTCGGGCGAGCCGTTTTCTATCTCGAGTCGTTGGGCGAACGGCCGGCGGCGAAGGCGATGTGGCACAACCTGGCCAACATTGCGCTGGCACAGCAGAACCTGCGTGTGGCGCAGCGCTGTTATGCGGCCCTCGGGAACGCCTCGAAGACGTTCTACATCGGAGAGATGATCACCATCGCCGAACGGTACGAGGCGACGACCGGGCCTGGAATGAGTTGTCCGGAGGTGCGAGCAATGATGGCCCTTCTGGGAGGTGATCTTAG GACCGCCGAACGGATCTACATCGAGCAGGGTGACATCGAAGCGGCACTGGCCATGTACACGAAGCTGCGCCGCTGGGACGATGCGATAAAGCTGGCCGAACGTCGCGGCTACCACGGGCTGGCGGAGCTGAAGGAGTCCCAGATGGAGTTCCTGCTCACCACCGGCCAGGAGGAGAAGGCCGGCGAAGTGCTGGAGGAGCGCGGTGAGAAGGACAAAGCGATGACCCTGTACATGAAGGCCCACAAACCGGTGAAGGCGGCAAAGCTCGCCCTCAAGACACCGCACCTGCTGGCGAACGAAAACCTCGTCACTCGAGTGTCCGCTTCGTTGATCAAAGCCG AACTCTACGAACTGGCGGCCGAGCTGGCCAACAGGACGGGACAGCAGCAGAACGCTATCGCCCTGTACCGGAAGGGTGGTGCCTATGCGCGGGCCATCGAGATGGCACGCTACGTTTCACCGGACGAGGTGACCAGCCTGGAGGAGGAGTGGGGTGACTGGTTGGTCGGCAAGCGACAACTGGACGCTTCCATCAGCCACTACATCGAGGCCGGCTGTACGGTAAAGGCACTGGAAGCGGCCGTCGGAGCGAAGCAGTGGCGCAAGGCCGTACAGATTGCGAAAGTGGTCGACGATCCGGACGAGATTCGGAAGTACGCCGTCGAGCTGGCCGAACACCTGTGTGTTGTGGGCGACGTAAAGTCTGCCGAGGATCTGCTGGTACGTGCGGAACTGTACCGGGAAGCAGTGCAACTGCTGAACCGCCACGGCCAGTGGGAGAAAGCGTTCGACATTGCCGACCGTTTCCTGCCCGCAGCCAACGTGCGTGAGATGTTCGTGGACCTGGCGAAGGGGCTGGAGCGTGACGGGAAGTATCGGGACGCCGAACGAGTCCTGCTGACAGTTAGCGAACCGGACCTGGCCATCACCATGTACAGGCAGCTGGAACTGTACGATTCCATGATCCGCCTTGTGGAACGGTACCATAAGCCGCACCTCGAGCAGACGCACCTCGAGCTAGCCCGTCAGCTGGAAACGAAAGGGCGGCTCAAGAACGCGGAGGTGCACTTCCTGGCGGCGGGTGATTGGAAGGCAGCGATCCACATGTACTGCCAGGCGGGCAAGTGGGAGGAAGCGCACCGAGTGGCCAAACAGAACGGTGGGAAAGGAGCCCCGGAGCAGGTGGCTTTTATGTGGGCCAAGTCGCTCCCGATCGAGGGGGCCGCTCGATTGCTCACGAAGATGGCGCTACTGGATAGCTGCGTGGCGTACGCGTGCGAAGCGGGTCAGTTCGATTTTGCGCTCGACCTGTGCCGGGCCAGTGGTCGCCCAGCCGACGAGGTACACCTGAAGATCGCGATGGCCCTGGAGGACGACGGCAAGTTCACCGAAGCCGAGGCCGAGTTTCTGCTGGCGAACAAACCGCGCGAAGCGATCATGATGCACACGCACAGTGGCGACTGGAAGTCGGCCATCCGTGTGGCCGAGCAGTACCTTCCGGACGCGCTGCATGAGGTGCTGCTGGGACAAGCGAACGCGGCGCTCGAAGCTCGCAACTATCCGGAGTACGAGGCGCTCATGATCCGCGCGGACCGGCCCGACCTCATACTGGCGTACTACCGCGAGCACAACATGGTGGCCGATGCGTTGCGTATCGCCAAGGAGTACGTCCCCGGGGCGGTGCCCGAGTTGCAGAAATTGTACGCCCGGGTTAGCCGAGGAGCCGGCGGTGAGTCCAGCGATTCGCGCTATCTGCTCCAGAAAGCGTCCGAGTACGCGCGGAACGAGGAGTTCCGCCGGGCGGCCGAATGCTTGCTGCAGATCGGGGAATCGAATGCCGATGAGCCGACGGTGACGAGAGCGATGCTGCGAGCCGCCGAGATTTGTAACCAGTTTCTTAAGGGGCCGGATGCGCTCGACATTGCCCGCGAACTGGGACCGCGTCTGGCGGAAATCAACCAGATTGGACCGGCGGCGCAGCTGTACCTGGCGGCCGAGCTACCCCAGGAGGCGGTGGACGTGTTTATCCGCACCGACAACTGGAGCAAGGCCCGCCGGTTGGCCGAAGTAATCGATCCCCAGCTGGTGGCGTACGTCGAGGAGCAGCAAAAGTCCCGGCTGCGCAACCAGGGCAATGTGGAGCAGCTGGCCGACATCGACATGGCCGGGGCGCTGGATTTGCTGGCCGAGCAGGGCCAGTGGGTGCGGTGCATCGAGAAGGCGAAACACCACAGCGTTCCGGTGCTTCAGAAGTACCTGGCACAGTACGCGGCGCAGCTCATCCGCGACGGGGACTGTGTGGCCGCGCTGAACCTGTACCTCGAGCACGGCGTTCCGCCCGTCAGTGCAAACTTCAACATCTACAACCGTATCGCGCTAGAGTGTTTCGCGTTGCGTGAACCGGACGGTCTCGGGGTGTGGAAGAATCTGCGCCACTTTCTGCTCAACCTGGTGCAGGCATTGCGCGGTGCGGACCAGGCCGAACCGgaggtgatcgatcgattcgagcaACTGCTCATCGTGGCGCATTACTACGCGACGCGAGCGGCCTGCCGGCAAGCGCCGGCTCTGCAGTCCATCGCGGTCAAGATCTCGGTGGCGATGCTGCGCTACACGGACGTGATCCCGTGCGACAAGGGTTACTTCGAGGCCGGAATGGATCTGCGTGGGATGGGTCGCGAGTCGGAAGCATTCGTCATCCTGAACCACTATCTGGACGTGTGTGAGGCGATCGAGGAGGGTTCCGGCAACCTGGTGGACCACTCGGATCTGTCGGCCACCGACTTCCCGAGCTCGGTGCCGATCCCGGCCGAACTGCACCTGAAgaacgagcagcagctgcacgaGGAGATCCGCGAGTGGGTGTTGGCTGTCAGCATGGACCAGAAGGTGGACCAGGTGCTACCGGCCGACGATCGCAATCTGTACGAGTCGAGCCTCGGCCACTCGGATCAGGCGTGCCTGGTGAGCGGCTACCCGGTTATGGGCCGCCAGCCGGTCGTGTTTCAGCGGACGCACCGATCGGCGAATCGGGACGCGTGGAGCAAGCTAACCGTGGCCGCTCGAATGGCACCGCAGACCGACATACCGAGCGTGATCGAGTTCATCGAAAAGTGGTGCGGACCGGCCAACTTCCTTTCCGGCTAG
- the LOC131216313 gene encoding regulation of nuclear pre-mRNA domain-containing protein 1B: MSSFTETGLVKKLLDLNSSQQSIQTLSLWLIHHRKHHSIIVKTWLKELAKAPPAKKLTFMYLANDVIQNSKKKGPEYGREFEHVLLKAFKYIAQSTPESKTIHSLNRILNIWGERGVYEEPKIKEYSTALNGNESEAVRTETVNGGGGGGEKKRKVEAGATTDHEAAKKPRPTAVVEKKAKSEVVEVNGKVETHITLSPHQPDGDPPEPEELIKVILELENSASSDAVVRERIASLKPEVSELAALDKLEDKEAAIKLAADVNDAIKILNDYNARLAAEMDDRKKLTTMLRDFQREQQELLLQAENRLEEYQKKLAKIKEVQKEVRNHMNNLPDLTSLPDVTGGLAPLPSAGDLFNVHH, encoded by the exons ATGTCTTCGTTCACGGAGACCGGATTGGTGAAGAAACTGCTCGACCTgaacagcagccagcagagCATCCAAACCCTGTCGCTATGGCTCATCCATCACCGCAAACATCACTCGATTATTGTTAAAACCTGGTTGAAAGAGCTGGCAAAGG CACCGCCAGCGAAGAAGCTCACCTTCATGTACCTGGCGAACGATGTGATACAGAACAGCAAAAAGAAGGGCCCCGAGTACGGGCGGGAGTTTGAGCACGTACTGCTGAAGGCGTTCAAATACATCGCTCAATCGACACCGGAGTCAAAAACCATCCACAGCCTCAACCGCATCCTCAACATCTGGGGCGAGCGGGGCGTATACGAGGAACCAAAAATCAAAGAATACTCTACCGCGCTCAACGGCAACGAGAGCGAAGCGGTCCGAACGGAGACCgtcaacggcggtggcggaggcgggGAAAAGAAGCGCAAGGTTGAGGCCggagccaccaccgaccacgagGCTGCGAAAAAGCCACGTCCAACTGCCGTGGTGGAGAAGAAAGCCAAAAGTGAAGTGGTCGAGGTGAACGGGAAGGTGGAAACCCATATTACGCTCAGCCCGCACCAGCCCGACGGTgatccaccggaaccggaggaaCTGATCAAGGTGATACTGGAACTGGAGAACTCCGCCTCGAGTGATGCGGTGGTGCGCGAGAGAATAGCCAGCCTGAAGCCGGAAGTATCGGAACTGGCGGCACTGGACAAGCTGGAGGACAAAGAGGCTGCCATCAAGCTGGCGGCTGAT GTTAACGATGCCATTAAGATTCTAAACGACTACAACGCTCGCCTTGCGGCCGAGATGGACGATCGCAAAAAGCTGACCACAATGTTGCGAGATTTTCAGCGCGAACagcaggagctgctgctgcaggcggAGAATCGTTTGGAG GAGTACCAGAAGAAACTGGCCAAAATCAAAGAGGTACAAAAGGAGGTTCGGAACCATATGAATAACTTGCCTGACCTAACGTCACTGCCGGATGTGACGGGGGGTCTCGCACCCCTACCATCGGCGGGCGATCTGTTCAACGTTCATCATTAG
- the LOC131205460 gene encoding mucin-17-like translates to MVRLLVLLLCVSMATTQKPGNFNFKEKGFKSSQNYDIDPQVLEIQRQNLITQKILQRYLERRLHPGRKPQIHVPSVEEILPKPFASLPSERNVRQQNQSAEEAPGGSSNSNATSTDSRYDLFNGRNGRQYDPDDEANRDQQYDEGEDDYRDDASRDLDQYDELSAALADSDRFDIESLQSGESEHVDSFYRDKYFRQRASQLSARLAGDAGDNDALDDVDFEDDPELSVLSEITNEIRLQQESVKKVTPGTSDHHSVADLRRPKRQAINSRTSRRSRPTVRETPTITNRVDARYYTAEDYVDYQTTPVRANKNLRDNYSEYRLLSKNRNVAIEPSKTTRPRPTTAQTTLARNAARSRNRNTLKSLAYKPNVYNANNRRTTFTLSAYNKPTGRSSGSRRGSTNGRNSYKEETEQGRNWNRFGQATPTAQDWRRKTVSLGSSNIQPSTAALTVTFFLPTDTTVSVVANSKTEISLIKTTTTSIEEICTSCFSLTQGPNGLPVHVLNKEITSFNNDGLFEITKFILSSTPTTTVSVSQNTFRGRSTAYSATIATTIYEATPFVETRGKTADPNSVLSNAPLANILLSQLLLGNLGGAPEPNFIPRPTEFLPDPNRYQLIVTTTTDYKTHVKEVVQTVTQTKSIVLPVTFQGREILTTVYESDVTSTLITSFITETLTIPTTSTVRIQPTVNPADDISNKLSLLLPLLEERERQNRLLSAIEPSLPVVSTAPPTLSPTPTATSAVSKVYVSGQHPGEFSVSFTTIFNT, encoded by the exons ATGGTGCGCCTGTTGGTTCTGCTCCTGTGCGTGTCGATGGCGACGACGCAAAAGCCGGGCAATTTCAACTTCAAAGAGAAAG GTTTCAAAAGTAGCCAAAATTACG ACATAGACCCGCAGGTGCTGGAAATACAGCGACAGAACCTGATCACGCAGAAGATCCTGCAGCGCTACCTGGAGCGCCGGCTACACCCGGGCCGAAAGCCCCAGATCCACGTGCCATCGGTGGAGGAGATCCTGCCGAAACCGTTCGCCTCGCTACCCTCGGAGCGGAACGTGCGGCAGCAGAACCAAAGTGCGGAAGAGGCACccgggggcagcagcaacagcaacgccaCCAGTACCGATTCCCGGTACGATCTGTTCAATGGCCGCAATGGTCGTCAGTACGACCCGGACGATGAGGCTAACCGCGATCAGCAGTATGATGAAGGGGAGGACGACTACCGGGACGACGCGTCCAGGGATCTGGACCAGTACGACGAACTGAGCGCTGCGCTCGCCGACAGTGATCGTTTCGACATCGAGTCGCTGCAATCGGGCGAGTCGGAGCACGTCGACTCGTTCTACCGGGACAAGTACTTCAGACAGAGAG CATCCCAGCTCTCGG CCA GGCTCGCAGGCGATGCCGGCGACAATGACGCGCTGGACGACGTAGACTTTGAGGACGATCCCGAGCTCAGTGTGCTAAGTGAGATCACCAACGAGATTAGGCTGCAACAGGAGAGCGTCAAGAAAGTGACGCCCGGGACGAGTGACCACCACTCAGTGGCGGACTTGCGGCGTCCCAAACGTCAAGCGATCAATAGTCGCACGTCACGACGAAGTCGTCCGACGGTCCGCGAAACACCGACCATCACGAACCGGGTGGACGCGAGGTACTACACTGCGGAAGACTACGTCGACTACCAGACGACGCCGGTGCGGGCGAATAAGAACCTGCGCGATAACTACTCCGAGTACCGGCTGCTGTCGAAGAACCGGAACGTGGCCATTGAGCCGAGCAAAACGACGCGTCCTCGTCCAACGACGGCTCAGACGACGTTGGCCCGGAATGCGGCCAGATCTCGCAACCGCAACACGCTGAAGTCGTTGGCGTACAAGCCGAACGTCTACAACGCCAATAACCGGCGGACGACGTTTACGCTGTCGGCGTACAATaagccgaccggccggtccAGTGGGTCCCGGCGGGGATCAACGAATGGGCGCAACTCGTACAAGGAGGAGACGGAGCAGGGCCGCAACTGGAACCGGTTCGGGCAGGCGACACCAACGGCACAGGACTGGCGCCGGAAGACGGTCAGTCTGGGCAGCTCCAACATCCAGCCGAGCACGGCCGCCCTGACCGTGACGTTCTTCCTGCCCACGGACAcgacggtgtcggtggtggccaactCCAAGACCGAGATCAGCCTGATCAagacgacgaccaccagcaTCGAGGAGATCTGCACGTCCTGCTTCTCGCTGACCCAGGGCCCGAACGGGCTACCGGTGCACGTGCTCAACAAGGAGATCACGTCCTTCAACAACGACGGTCTGTTCGAGATCACCAAGTTCATCCTGAGCTCGACGCCGACCAcgacggtgtcggtgtcgcAGAACACGTTCCGGGGTCGCTCGACCGCCTactcggccaccatcgccaccaccatctACGAGGCGACCCCGTTCGTGGAGACCAGGGGCAAAACGGCCGACCCGAACTCGGTGCTATCGAACGCACCGCTGGCCAACATCCTCCTgtcgcagctgctgctcggcaACCTGGGCGGGGCGCCCGAGCCCAACTTTATCCCGCGGCCCACCGAGTTCCTGCCCGACCCGAACCGCTACCAGCTGATCGTGACCACCACGACCGACTACAAGACGCACGTGAAGGAGGTGGTCCAGACGGTCACGCAAACCAAGTCCATCGTCCTGCCCGTCACGTTCCAGGGGCGCGAGATCCTGACGACCGTGTACGAGAGTGACGTCACCAGTACGCTGATCACGTCATTCATCACCGAGACGCTCACCATCCCGACCACCTCCACCGTGCGCATCCAGCCGACGGTCAACCCGGCCGATGATATCTCGAACAAGCTGAGCCTGCTGCTACCCCTGCTGGAGGAGCGCGAACGTCAGAACCGGCTGCTGTCGGCCATCGAGCCCTCGTTGCCGGTGGTCTCAACGGCACCGCCGACGCTTAGCCCCACACCAACGGCCACCAGTGCCGTGTCGAAGGTGTACGTGTCGGGCCAGCATCCCGGCGAGTTTAGCGTGTCCTTCACAACCATCTTCAACACGTAG